One window from the genome of Synergistales bacterium encodes:
- a CDS encoding TRAP transporter large permease yields MIYIALAILLLTLIIGVPVPVSFMASAAWLIFFGGPEGAGYEASQLLPYGFSKMNSVPLIAIAMFIMAGGIMERGRIGEKLIDLVDVFVGHVKGGLGVVGTVSCAIFGSISGAACATLSCIGPIMFPRFEKEGYPRGHAAALMANASLLGLLIPPNATLIIYAWVSGQSVLACFLATIIPGIVTTALIAFLNVWMLRHNKDILVAHKRTKQEKRELFQNRGKLALPALVLPVLVLGGIYGGVMTVTEASAMAVLYSIPIGIFVYKGLTYRGLYHVVVESAITTGVIMVMLYSVSMLSRLYILEGLPERMLTLFRAISSNPYIILLMINAFLVFMGMLMDDISVVVLTTPIMIPIIMELGFSPIHYAAIVGVNTGLGCITPPAAPVLYLSGRLSGASINEMMRPALFLIVFCWFPMLLFTAYLPKVILFLPHYVMGVPW; encoded by the coding sequence ATGATTTATATCGCTTTAGCCATTCTTTTACTAACTCTGATTATAGGTGTTCCCGTTCCTGTAAGCTTTATGGCCTCTGCGGCCTGGCTGATCTTTTTCGGCGGTCCCGAAGGAGCGGGGTACGAGGCCAGCCAGCTTCTCCCCTACGGCTTTTCCAAGATGAACTCCGTTCCGCTTATCGCCATCGCCATGTTCATCATGGCAGGCGGCATCATGGAACGGGGGCGCATCGGGGAAAAACTGATCGACCTGGTGGACGTCTTCGTGGGACACGTGAAAGGCGGTCTCGGCGTGGTCGGCACCGTCTCCTGCGCCATCTTCGGCTCCATCTCCGGCGCGGCCTGCGCCACACTCTCCTGCATCGGCCCCATCATGTTCCCCCGCTTCGAGAAGGAGGGCTACCCCCGGGGACACGCAGCCGCCCTGATGGCCAATGCCTCGCTGCTGGGGCTGCTCATCCCCCCAAACGCCACACTGATCATCTACGCCTGGGTCAGCGGACAGTCCGTGCTGGCCTGTTTCCTTGCCACCATCATTCCCGGCATCGTCACCACCGCCCTCATTGCCTTCCTCAATGTGTGGATGCTCAGGCACAACAAGGATATCCTGGTGGCCCACAAACGGACCAAACAGGAAAAACGCGAGCTCTTCCAGAACCGGGGCAAACTGGCGCTGCCGGCGCTTGTACTGCCGGTCCTTGTCCTAGGGGGCATCTACGGCGGGGTCATGACCGTCACCGAGGCCTCCGCCATGGCCGTGCTCTACTCCATTCCCATCGGCATCTTCGTCTACAAGGGACTCACGTACAGAGGCCTGTATCATGTCGTTGTGGAGTCGGCCATCACCACCGGCGTCATCATGGTGATGCTCTATTCCGTAAGCATGCTGAGCCGCCTCTACATCCTGGAGGGCCTCCCGGAACGGATGCTCACGCTCTTCCGGGCCATCTCCTCGAATCCCTATATCATTCTGCTGATGATCAACGCCTTTCTCGTCTTCATGGGGATGCTCATGGACGATATCAGTGTGGTGGTGCTCACCACGCCGATCATGATACCCATCATCATGGAGCTGGGCTTCAGTCCCATCCACTACGCGGCCATCGTGGGCGTCAACACGGGGCTTGGCTGCATCACGCCGCCGGCGGCGCCGGTGCTCTATCTCTCGGGGCGGCTGAGCGGGGCCTCCATCAACGAGATGATGCGGCCGGCGCTCTTCCTTATCGTCTTCTGCTGGTTCCCCATGCTGCTCTTCACGGCCTACCTGCCGAAGGTGATCCTCTTCCTGCCGCACTACGTCATGGGGGTTCCCTGGTAG
- a CDS encoding TRAP transporter small permease — MRVEGVDIVSFDNLYDSYGSLYPPGTTRGTQKKPENLFDKIVINGFSLVAFTMAILLVVLICTTTILRYVFQIDLFGYEEWVKLFAFWLYFSGAAMGAFDGTHISADVVEAYFPSGHFKRAIIVVKDLVTVGVSLLFVWYGYNFFMFGFLGPLGTGIALPKTTTWQIPLWTWYLAVLLGLLFMSVYFIGELVRSVKHLITGGRTS; from the coding sequence ATGCGCGTTGAAGGAGTGGATATCGTGTCATTTGATAACCTCTACGATAGCTACGGTAGTCTATATCCACCAGGCACAACCAGAGGAACCCAGAAGAAGCCGGAAAATCTTTTCGACAAGATAGTGATCAACGGGTTCTCTCTTGTCGCCTTTACCATGGCAATACTTCTGGTGGTCCTGATCTGCACCACCACCATATTACGCTATGTCTTCCAGATCGATCTCTTTGGTTACGAGGAGTGGGTGAAGCTCTTTGCCTTCTGGCTCTACTTTTCCGGTGCGGCCATGGGAGCCTTCGACGGGACCCACATCTCCGCCGACGTGGTTGAGGCTTATTTCCCCAGTGGGCATTTCAAACGGGCCATCATTGTGGTGAAAGACCTGGTCACCGTGGGAGTCAGCCTGCTTTTCGTATGGTACGGATACAACTTTTTCATGTTCGGCTTTCTGGGGCCCCTGGGGACAGGCATCGCCCTCCCCAAGACCACCACATGGCAGATACCGCTGTGGACCTGGTACCTTGCCGTCTTGCTCGGGCTTCTGTTCATGTCCGTCTATTTCATCGGTGAGCTTGTACGTAGCGTGAAGCACCTGATAACAGGAGGCCGGACATCATGA
- the dctP gene encoding TRAP transporter substrate-binding protein DctP — protein sequence MSGAALAADVTLKFSGQQPADHPATAMMKQIAKDIEEKSDGRMEVKVYPANQLGDYELVYEEMIKGTIAMSCQSVPSQFDPRMELVYINGYLRSYEQAEEIFATDGWLRKKMNEFNERLGVKLLGFYLEGMIGTGLNKAANEPLNPDVDKGAMIRVPNMAVYKLAAQAMGYRTVSIPWSDVYQSMQTGVVDGENGFSISAAYTWLGDVLTHYYATNYSAEVLNFMISAKTWEKLSDENKAVIAEVIDKAAAKSIENAKARDEEFLDKMREKGIEVHTYTEEELKPIAEACASTWTELEDRMGKELMDEFRKHMAPK from the coding sequence ATGAGCGGTGCGGCCCTGGCCGCCGACGTCACCCTGAAGTTCTCGGGGCAGCAGCCCGCCGACCACCCGGCCACGGCGATGATGAAGCAGATCGCCAAGGATATCGAAGAGAAGTCCGACGGCCGCATGGAAGTCAAGGTCTACCCGGCCAACCAGCTGGGCGACTACGAGCTGGTCTACGAAGAGATGATCAAGGGCACCATTGCAATGTCCTGCCAGTCCGTGCCGAGCCAGTTCGATCCCCGTATGGAGCTTGTCTACATCAACGGCTACCTCCGCAGCTACGAGCAGGCCGAAGAGATCTTCGCCACCGACGGCTGGCTCCGCAAGAAGATGAACGAGTTCAACGAGCGTCTGGGTGTCAAGCTCCTGGGCTTCTACCTTGAGGGCATGATCGGCACCGGTCTCAACAAGGCGGCCAATGAGCCCCTGAACCCCGATGTGGACAAGGGCGCCATGATCCGCGTTCCCAACATGGCCGTCTACAAGCTCGCAGCCCAAGCTATGGGCTACCGTACCGTCTCCATCCCCTGGTCCGATGTCTACCAGTCCATGCAGACCGGCGTTGTGGACGGCGAGAACGGCTTCTCCATCTCCGCAGCCTACACCTGGCTCGGCGACGTCCTTACCCACTACTACGCCACCAACTACTCCGCCGAGGTGCTGAACTTCATGATCAGCGCCAAGACCTGGGAGAAGCTCAGCGACGAGAACAAGGCTGTCATCGCCGAGGTTATCGACAAAGCAGCCGCAAAGAGCATCGAAAACGCCAAGGCACGTGACGAGGAGTTCCTGGACAAGATGCGCGAGAAGGGCATCGAAGTCCATACCTACACCGAAGAAGAGCTGAAGCCCATCGCAGAAGCCTGCGCCTCCACATGGACCGAGCTGGAAGACAGGATGGGTAAGGAACTCATGGACGAGTTCCGTAAGCATATGGCTCCCAAATAG
- a CDS encoding L-serine ammonia-lyase, iron-sulfur-dependent, subunit alpha → MTKSILNDVLGPVMRGPSSSHTAASWRIGRYAGVLLEEPVRSVTITFDSEGSYGQVYAQQGSDRAFVCGLLGWEMEDGRFHRTLAIAPEEGMDVSFAVDTLAGAEHPNDVELRLAGATDSVVLRARSIGGGAVEFVSLDGLPYQAFGDSYDLLIGAPAEDEPSLSGTLPEGELSRSERDGRVLVHLRTAEDPTSSMEGIRAACPSASVRCGPALLYPFKGKPLFDSAEGMVHYAEQQGIGLGEAGLRYEATLLGLTESEALEEMRRRYRVMKDAVALGLSGESGRMRLLPPSAGGIMERERRGALPQGGLHTRAAARAMAALHVNSSMGVVCAGPTGGAAGVVSGVSVTLEEEWGLSEEDVVRALFAAGAVGLIVAIRATFAAEVAGCQAEIGVAGGMTAAMVADAAGRSPEEACNAAAVALQNTMGSVCDLVQGCVEIPCHTRNGVAASMAFVDADLVAGGYGNPVPLDETIDACYASGRMLPSELRCTARGGLAVCPSALRMQVGEI, encoded by the coding sequence ATGACCAAGAGTATTCTCAACGATGTACTGGGGCCCGTGATGCGCGGACCGTCCAGTTCGCACACCGCCGCCTCCTGGCGGATCGGGCGGTACGCGGGGGTGCTGCTGGAGGAGCCGGTGCGCTCCGTGACGATCACCTTCGACAGCGAGGGGTCCTACGGGCAGGTCTACGCCCAGCAGGGGAGCGACAGGGCCTTCGTCTGCGGCCTGCTGGGCTGGGAGATGGAAGACGGACGCTTCCACAGAACCCTGGCGATCGCTCCCGAAGAGGGGATGGATGTGTCCTTTGCGGTGGATACCCTCGCCGGTGCGGAACACCCCAACGATGTGGAGCTCCGCCTCGCCGGGGCAACCGACAGCGTGGTGCTCAGGGCCCGCTCCATCGGCGGCGGGGCGGTGGAGTTCGTCTCCCTGGACGGTCTGCCCTACCAGGCCTTCGGCGACAGCTACGACCTGCTGATCGGGGCGCCCGCCGAGGATGAACCCTCTCTCTCCGGAACGCTTCCCGAAGGGGAGCTCTCCCGCAGTGAGCGTGACGGGCGGGTACTGGTCCATCTGCGTACCGCCGAGGATCCCACGTCCTCCATGGAGGGGATCCGGGCGGCCTGTCCCTCGGCGTCGGTGCGCTGCGGCCCGGCGCTGCTCTATCCCTTCAAAGGGAAGCCGCTCTTCGACAGCGCTGAAGGAATGGTGCACTACGCCGAGCAGCAGGGGATCGGTCTGGGCGAAGCGGGACTGCGCTACGAGGCGACGCTGCTGGGGCTCACCGAATCGGAGGCGCTTGAGGAGATGCGCCGCCGCTACCGGGTGATGAAAGACGCCGTGGCGCTGGGACTCTCGGGCGAGTCCGGACGCATGCGTCTCCTGCCCCCCAGTGCGGGCGGTATCATGGAACGGGAGCGGCGGGGGGCCTTGCCCCAGGGTGGGCTGCACACCCGTGCCGCGGCCAGGGCCATGGCGGCACTCCACGTGAACAGCTCCATGGGTGTGGTCTGCGCGGGGCCCACCGGGGGCGCCGCCGGTGTGGTTTCCGGTGTCTCCGTGACGCTGGAAGAGGAGTGGGGCCTCTCCGAGGAGGATGTGGTCCGTGCGCTCTTTGCCGCCGGGGCGGTGGGGCTGATCGTGGCCATACGGGCCACCTTCGCCGCCGAGGTGGCGGGCTGCCAGGCGGAGATCGGCGTGGCCGGCGGGATGACCGCCGCCATGGTGGCCGATGCGGCGGGACGTTCCCCCGAGGAGGCCTGCAACGCCGCGGCGGTGGCGCTCCAGAACACCATGGGCTCGGTCTGCGATCTGGTCCAGGGCTGTGTGGAGATCCCCTGCCACACCCGCAACGGCGTGGCGGCCTCCATGGCCTTCGTCGATGCCGATCTCGTCGCCGGCGGGTACGGGAATCCTGTCCCCCTGGACGAGACCATCGACGCCTGTTACGCATCGGGGAGGATGCTGCCCTCGGAGCTCCGCTGCACCGCCAGGGGCGGACTTGCGGTCTGCCCCTCGGCCCTGCGGATGCAGGTGGGGGAGATCTAG
- a CDS encoding PAS domain S-box protein: MSQRVSRNKWLHRSRILARILLGTGLLGGALLLLFLPHRGRVGLPVGTLPLLLSGLAVWAFAFVRFPWLQDIGCRGWFSAVLGVGLFFLRGVLQVSGAAAVLPAGVPRLLLEEGILLLAVAALAASVGFWIKELVEAKRRLQTTELRFRAGEERYEELFDLYPDATVLIDSDTALPERFNPTAHEQLGYEADEFASLRIADYEAQETPEEVAAHIARIHAYGRDDFVTTHRRKDGGTIDVNVTVVLFEMDGKRYLLCVFRDITERMEAIRALEESERRFRDVAEAAGEYIWEVDADGIYRMLTQPAEDLLGRSVDELLGHSPLEFMPDDDARRVGELLDHWTVNAEPWKGLEHRSVRPDGTVVQQRVSGLPVVDDRGQIVGFRGTALDITAEKEAREAQQAMAERLRLAAEAAELGIWDLRLSDGYLTWNEGMHRIYRMSEEAFGHSLEDWLQTLVPEDYESATEAFNSAVEGGERYQSEFRIRCGDGEVRHIRAMAQPIFDETGRAVRVVGINEDITERKEDRRRLEETTRELEGFFDVTLGILLIASPEGRMLKLNRAWEDLLGYPLHELEGRYFLDFVHPDDMDRTKEAVAQLNEGNQVASFLNRYRHREGGYRWVEWRSNSRGGLIYASANDVTDSMELQRELAREKAFLQLVIDSDPNPIFAKDWNGRFTLVNEAMAVLFGTSKEDLPGKTDFDISVTEEEREGYLRDDREVMESGEARFIPEERVTGSDGRVHWFQTTKVPLELSPDTRERQVLGVATDITERKQAEARLQEQERLYRGLVESQQDLIVRVGRDGRFTYVNDAYCRTFGKTREELIGHSFAPLVHEEDVGPTLEAMKDLERPPYRAYIEQRAHTRDGWRWLSWEDSALLDDEGRILEIQGVGRDITDLKEAQRKAEAASRAKSEFLANMSHEIRTPMNAVIGLSDLLLQTTLNDRQRDYLGKISSSSRMLLGIINDILDYSKIEAGKLELDRHAFRVEELLEQMRTLFGSAAGDKGLELLFRISADTPRMLVGDSLRLGQVFTNLLGNAVKFTEQGHVEMRISRLGGDGDEVRLRFEVADTGIGMDEEQIGKLFQAFSQVDASTTRRYGGTGLGLVISAKLVERMGGTLEVRSAPGEGSTFSFDLDLPVAHQMEDRRECPDIEARKVLVVDDHSSARIVLREILEGCDFQVDEAPSGRAAVDAVVAAEEKGDPFDFIFMDWRMPGEMDGLQAIQRLRQLREEGRLSDTEVPVFIVSAYSRDELPGEEGGFIPFLGKPVTASAVFDAMADALGGTPTSHPDTAVESSAVPSFAGYRILLAEDNDLNQEVALRMLEQTGAEVMVAANGSEAVERVEGGVPDLVLMDLQMPVMDGYEATRRIRAHLPELPIIALSAAVMEADRTRALDAGMNSHLAKPINSGELYRTLSTWLEPSGVVETEEGEPAVGIPVSLEGFDLQRGLRAVDGNRALYVKLLHRFREQLEGEFADLPGELERGDPIAARRAHTLKGTAGTVGAVRTAAAAAEIDAALKEGREVTGAMRAELGSAMAEALGGLGGLPSLPDVQQSEAVDSGEAGEAAETLMQKLQNSELVDDELLETVTAFLGERLGVDRAAELRELVEGFEHDEAAALLAELAAETGVELT; the protein is encoded by the coding sequence GTGTCGCAACGGGTGTCTCGGAACAAGTGGTTGCACCGCTCTCGGATACTGGCGAGGATCCTGCTGGGGACAGGTCTTCTTGGGGGTGCCCTGCTGTTGCTGTTTCTGCCCCACCGGGGGCGGGTCGGTCTGCCGGTGGGGACGCTGCCGCTCCTGCTGTCGGGGCTGGCTGTCTGGGCCTTCGCCTTTGTGCGGTTTCCCTGGCTGCAGGATATCGGGTGCAGAGGATGGTTCTCCGCCGTCCTCGGCGTGGGGCTCTTTTTCCTCCGCGGTGTCCTGCAGGTGAGCGGTGCCGCCGCCGTGCTGCCGGCGGGGGTTCCCCGCCTCCTGCTGGAAGAGGGGATCCTGCTGCTCGCCGTGGCGGCGCTGGCGGCGTCCGTGGGATTCTGGATCAAGGAGCTGGTGGAGGCGAAGCGGCGGCTCCAGACCACGGAGCTGCGTTTCCGTGCCGGCGAAGAGCGGTACGAAGAGCTGTTCGACCTCTACCCTGACGCCACGGTGCTCATCGACAGCGACACGGCGTTGCCTGAGCGGTTTAACCCGACTGCTCACGAACAGCTGGGGTACGAAGCCGACGAGTTCGCCTCCCTGCGGATAGCCGACTACGAAGCCCAGGAGACGCCGGAAGAGGTGGCGGCGCACATAGCACGGATCCACGCCTACGGCCGGGACGATTTCGTGACCACCCACCGCCGTAAGGACGGCGGCACCATTGACGTCAACGTGACGGTGGTGCTCTTTGAGATGGACGGCAAGCGCTACCTGCTCTGTGTGTTCCGCGACATCACCGAGCGCATGGAGGCGATCCGGGCCCTGGAGGAGAGCGAGCGGCGCTTCCGCGACGTGGCGGAGGCCGCCGGCGAATACATCTGGGAGGTGGATGCCGACGGCATCTACCGGATGTTGACCCAGCCTGCCGAGGACCTCCTGGGACGCAGTGTGGACGAGCTGCTCGGCCATTCGCCCCTGGAGTTCATGCCTGACGACGACGCCAGACGGGTGGGGGAGCTCCTGGATCACTGGACCGTCAACGCGGAACCCTGGAAGGGTCTGGAGCACCGGTCGGTCCGCCCGGACGGTACGGTGGTGCAGCAGCGCGTCAGCGGCCTTCCCGTGGTGGACGACCGGGGACAGATAGTCGGATTTCGTGGGACAGCCCTGGATATCACCGCGGAGAAGGAGGCCCGGGAGGCCCAGCAGGCGATGGCCGAGCGTCTCCGTCTGGCCGCCGAGGCGGCGGAGCTCGGGATCTGGGACCTCCGGCTCTCCGATGGCTACCTGACATGGAACGAAGGCATGCACCGCATCTACAGGATGAGCGAGGAGGCCTTCGGCCATTCCCTGGAGGACTGGCTGCAGACGCTCGTGCCCGAGGATTACGAGAGCGCCACGGAGGCCTTCAACAGCGCCGTCGAAGGGGGTGAGAGATACCAATCCGAATTCCGTATCCGTTGCGGCGACGGTGAGGTCCGGCACATCCGGGCCATGGCCCAGCCGATTTTCGACGAAACAGGCCGGGCTGTCCGCGTGGTGGGGATCAACGAGGATATCACCGAACGGAAGGAGGATAGAAGACGCCTGGAGGAGACCACCCGCGAGCTGGAGGGCTTTTTCGACGTCACCCTGGGGATACTGCTCATCGCCTCGCCGGAGGGACGGATGCTCAAGCTGAACCGGGCCTGGGAGGATCTCCTCGGCTATCCCCTCCACGAGCTGGAGGGCCGGTACTTTCTCGATTTTGTCCATCCCGACGATATGGACCGGACGAAGGAAGCGGTGGCGCAGCTCAACGAAGGGAATCAGGTGGCCAGCTTCCTCAACCGCTACCGCCACAGGGAGGGGGGCTACCGCTGGGTGGAGTGGCGCTCCAACAGCAGGGGCGGCCTGATCTACGCCTCCGCCAACGACGTCACCGACTCGATGGAGCTCCAGAGGGAGCTGGCCCGGGAGAAGGCCTTCCTCCAGCTGGTGATCGACAGCGACCCCAACCCGATCTTCGCCAAGGACTGGAACGGACGGTTCACGCTGGTGAACGAGGCTATGGCCGTGCTGTTTGGGACCAGCAAGGAGGATCTGCCGGGGAAGACGGATTTCGATATCTCCGTGACCGAGGAGGAACGGGAGGGCTACCTCCGGGACGACCGGGAGGTCATGGAAAGCGGGGAGGCCAGGTTTATCCCCGAGGAGCGCGTGACCGGAAGCGACGGGCGGGTCCACTGGTTCCAGACAACCAAGGTGCCCCTTGAGCTCTCTCCCGACACCCGCGAGCGCCAGGTCCTCGGGGTCGCTACGGACATCACCGAGCGCAAACAGGCCGAGGCCCGGCTGCAGGAGCAGGAGCGGCTCTACCGCGGTCTGGTGGAGTCGCAGCAGGATCTGATCGTCCGGGTGGGCCGCGATGGCCGCTTTACCTATGTGAACGACGCCTACTGCCGGACCTTCGGGAAGACCCGGGAGGAGCTGATCGGCCACTCCTTTGCCCCGCTCGTCCACGAGGAGGATGTCGGGCCCACCCTGGAGGCCATGAAGGATCTGGAACGACCGCCCTACCGGGCCTACATCGAGCAGCGGGCCCACACCAGGGATGGCTGGCGCTGGCTCTCCTGGGAGGACAGCGCCCTGCTGGACGACGAGGGGCGGATCCTGGAGATCCAGGGTGTCGGCCGGGACATCACCGACCTCAAGGAGGCCCAGCGGAAGGCTGAGGCGGCCAGCCGCGCCAAGAGCGAGTTCCTCGCCAACATGAGCCACGAGATCCGCACCCCCATGAACGCCGTCATCGGCCTGAGCGATCTCCTGCTGCAGACCACACTGAACGACCGGCAGCGCGACTATCTGGGGAAGATCAGCAGTTCCTCGCGGATGCTTCTGGGGATCATCAACGATATCCTCGACTACTCCAAGATCGAAGCGGGCAAGCTTGAGCTGGACCGGCACGCCTTCCGGGTGGAAGAGCTGCTGGAGCAGATGAGGACCCTCTTCGGGTCCGCCGCCGGCGACAAGGGGCTGGAGCTGCTCTTCCGGATTTCGGCGGACACCCCGCGGATGTTGGTCGGCGACTCTTTGCGGCTTGGGCAGGTGTTCACCAACCTGCTGGGCAACGCCGTCAAGTTCACCGAGCAGGGCCATGTGGAGATGCGGATCTCCCGGCTCGGCGGCGACGGGGATGAGGTGCGCCTGCGGTTCGAGGTGGCCGACACCGGGATCGGAATGGACGAGGAGCAGATCGGCAAGCTCTTCCAGGCCTTCTCGCAGGTGGATGCCTCCACGACACGGCGTTACGGCGGGACCGGCCTGGGGCTGGTGATCAGTGCCAAGCTGGTGGAGCGAATGGGCGGCACCCTGGAGGTCCGGTCCGCTCCCGGCGAGGGGAGTACCTTCTCCTTCGACCTGGACCTGCCGGTGGCCCACCAGATGGAAGACCGGCGGGAATGCCCCGATATCGAGGCTCGGAAGGTGCTTGTGGTCGATGACCATTCCTCGGCGCGGATTGTGCTGCGGGAGATCCTCGAAGGCTGCGATTTCCAGGTGGATGAGGCCCCAAGCGGCCGCGCTGCCGTGGACGCGGTGGTGGCGGCCGAGGAGAAGGGGGATCCCTTCGATTTCATCTTCATGGACTGGCGGATGCCGGGCGAGATGGACGGTCTTCAGGCGATACAGAGGCTGCGACAGCTCCGTGAAGAGGGCCGCCTGTCGGACACCGAGGTTCCCGTGTTCATTGTCAGCGCCTACAGCCGCGACGAGCTTCCCGGCGAGGAGGGTGGTTTCATTCCCTTTCTGGGCAAGCCCGTGACGGCTTCCGCGGTCTTCGACGCCATGGCCGACGCCCTGGGCGGAACGCCGACGTCGCACCCCGATACGGCGGTGGAGAGCAGTGCGGTCCCCTCCTTTGCGGGCTACCGGATCCTGCTGGCCGAGGACAACGATCTCAACCAGGAGGTGGCCCTCCGGATGCTGGAACAGACCGGTGCGGAGGTGATGGTGGCCGCCAACGGTTCAGAGGCTGTGGAAAGAGTGGAAGGAGGCGTCCCCGATCTGGTGCTGATGGATCTCCAGATGCCGGTGATGGACGGCTACGAGGCGACGCGGCGGATCCGGGCGCACCTTCCGGAGCTCCCCATTATCGCACTCTCCGCTGCGGTGATGGAAGCCGACCGGACACGGGCGCTGGATGCGGGGATGAACAGCCATCTGGCCAAACCGATCAACAGCGGCGAGCTCTACAGGACACTCTCCACGTGGCTGGAACCCTCCGGTGTTGTGGAAACGGAGGAGGGGGAACCTGCCGTGGGGATTCCCGTTTCACTGGAGGGCTTTGACCTCCAGCGGGGTCTGCGTGCCGTCGACGGCAACAGGGCCCTCTATGTCAAGCTGCTGCACCGCTTTCGGGAGCAGCTGGAGGGGGAGTTCGCCGATCTCCCGGGCGAGCTGGAGCGTGGCGATCCCATCGCCGCACGGAGGGCGCACACCCTCAAGGGGACGGCCGGCACCGTCGGTGCGGTGCGGACCGCTGCGGCGGCGGCGGAGATCGACGCCGCCCTCAAAGAGGGAAGGGAGGTCACCGGGGCGATGCGCGCCGAACTGGGCAGCGCCATGGCGGAGGCGCTGGGCGGCCTGGGTGGACTCCCCTCTCTTCCCGATGTCCAGCAGAGCGAAGCGGTGGATTCCGGGGAGGCCGGGGAAGCTGCGGAAACGCTCATGCAAAAGCTGCAAAACAGTGAGCTTGTGGACGACGAACTCCTGGAGACCGTGACGGCCTTCCTCGGGGAACGCCTGGGCGTGGATCGGGCGGCGGAGCTGCGGGAGCTTGTGGAGGGGTTCGAACATGACGAAGCGGCGGCCTTGCTGGCGGAGCTGGCGGCCGAGACGGGGGTGGAGCTGACATGA
- a CDS encoding PleD family two-component system response regulator, with translation MTADGESAEQATVLIVDDQPFNIHALAGLIKEEYHVQVATGGAKALEIAMGDRQPDLILLDILMPGMDGYEVCRRLKENSTTSHIPVIFVTAKDAEEDEEMGFSLGAADYISKPFRPAIVRARVRNHMDLKIRTDKLEKLSMLDGLTDIPNRRYYEERLDDEWKRAGRGDRPLSLLMMDIDNFKAYNDHYGHGAGDECLRRVARVLRKTLSRSADFVARYGGEEFAAILPDTDAEGAWHVAEELRAAVEGLAMAHEHSRAAPVVTVSVGVATRTGERFTDDVEQLERAADQALYRAKEQGRNRVQTG, from the coding sequence ATGACTGCGGACGGAGAGAGCGCGGAGCAGGCCACGGTACTGATTGTCGACGACCAGCCCTTCAACATCCATGCGCTGGCAGGCCTGATCAAGGAGGAATACCATGTTCAGGTGGCCACCGGCGGGGCGAAAGCGCTGGAGATCGCCATGGGCGACAGGCAGCCGGACCTGATTCTGCTCGATATCCTGATGCCGGGGATGGACGGCTACGAGGTCTGCCGGCGGCTGAAGGAGAACAGCACCACCAGCCATATCCCGGTGATCTTCGTGACCGCCAAGGACGCCGAGGAGGACGAGGAGATGGGGTTCAGCCTCGGTGCGGCGGACTATATCTCCAAGCCCTTCCGTCCGGCCATCGTCCGTGCCCGGGTGCGCAACCACATGGACCTCAAGATCCGGACGGACAAACTGGAGAAGCTCTCCATGCTCGACGGGCTGACGGATATCCCGAACCGGCGGTATTACGAAGAGCGGCTGGACGACGAATGGAAGCGTGCCGGCCGGGGTGATCGTCCGCTGTCGCTGTTGATGATGGATATCGATAACTTCAAGGCCTACAACGACCACTACGGCCACGGCGCCGGCGACGAGTGCCTCCGCCGGGTGGCCAGGGTGCTCAGAAAGACCCTTTCTCGTTCCGCCGACTTTGTGGCCCGCTACGGCGGCGAGGAGTTCGCCGCCATCCTCCCCGACACGGACGCCGAAGGGGCCTGGCACGTTGCCGAAGAGCTCCGGGCGGCCGTCGAGGGGTTGGCGATGGCCCACGAACATTCCCGCGCCGCCCCGGTGGTGACCGTCAGCGTTGGTGTGGCCACGCGTACCGGGGAGCGGTTTACGGATGATGTGGAGCAGCTGGAGCGCGCCGCCGACCAGGCGCTCTACCGCGCCAAGGAACAGGGGCGCAACCGGGTGCAGACGGGATAG